In Methanobacterium sp. Maddingley MBC34, the DNA window ACTGGATATTAACCTGGAGATGATCTCCTTCTGCAGGGAGTCACAAAAAATCCCCAGTGGCATTTTATCCTGGTCCGAATTCCTCAAAAAGGGTAAAAAACACGAAAATATTAAAAAGAAATCACTTCCTCAGGCCCCAGTTGACTTCAGTGACCTGGCCACCATCCGTTACACTTCAGGAACCACTGGAACACCCAAGGGAGTTACCTTCAACCAGGAACATTTGAGGTGGATGGCAGAAAGCATGGCCTCATTACCCCCATGGAAAGATCGGAATCGCGAAGTACGTTATCTGTCATTTTTACCCATGAATCATGTTGTTGAGGGCATACTGGGGACTTATTCTCCGTATTATGCTCCTGCTCCCCTGAAGATATACTTCCTAGAGGACTTCGGTGACCTGGCCTCGGCCCTGCCCCTGGCAAAACCCACCATATTCTTTTCAGTACCCCGTTTCTATGAGAAGTTATGGTCCCAGTTGAAGGAATCATTTATGGGCAGCCATTACATCCATTTAAAACCAGGAATACTGAAGAATATTTTAAAACCAGTTATGAAAAGGTTATTCCTGGGCAAAGCTGGCCTAGATCGTTGCTCTCAACTCATAGTTGGTTCTGCTACTTCCAGCCAGCACCTTATCCAGGATTATCATGAATTTGGCGTAGAAATCCACAATGCCTACGGTTTAACCGAGGCACCTCTGGTGACATTGAACCGTAGAGGCACTAACAGAATAGGGACTGTTGGTGAGCCACTACCTGAAACTCATATAAGAATAGGCCAGGATGGGGAAGTGATGGTGAAGGGGCCCCAGGTCACACCGGGTTACTTTGAATCAGATATAATCCCACCCAAAAAGGGAGGATGGCTTCAAAGTGGAGATATCGGATTTATAACCCCTGAGGGCAGTCTGGTTATAACCGGACGGAAAAAAGAACTTCTAATCAACTCTTATGGTAAGAGCATGGACCCCCTACGAATTGAAGCATTACTACGTGATGCCCCTGGGACTAGTGAAGTGATGCTGGTGGGTGAAGGTAAACCCTACCTCAGTGCTCTTTTCTGGGTGGAAGAAGATTACGATCCACTGGAAATAGAAAAAACCATCCAAAAAATTAACCAGGATCTTTCACGTCCTGAACAAGTGAAAAGATGGGTTATTCTTTCCAACGACCTTTCCATTGATGGTGGGGATCTCACCGCAAATATGAAGCTGAAAAGGGAGATCATAACCCAGCGTTACCAGGATGTGATAGAAGCACTTTATCAGGGCACCCCTCACCCCCTTATTCTACACCTTGGCCAACTGGAGGCATAAAATGGGACTTAAACTCCGAATATTATCATTATGGACTCCAAAATGGTTTCAAAGAAGAGGTTTGAATGAACTGGCCCATCAAACTACCCATGGACTGAAAAAACTTTTAGATGATCAGTTGGATAATGATTCAGAATCAGGTCCCCCTTTTCCCAAAGTAGATATGGTTTTAAAGGGAAGTCTGGATGAAAGAAGAAAAATTATGGCAATTACCCACAATAAACTGGTAGAAACCTTGATAAAAACTATGGGACGTGACGAAGCTATTGAAAAAGGTCGTGAGGCCATGTTCATGGAGGGTTTATCCTTAGGAGGTAAATTCAAGGGAATTCTAGGAGTGGAAGAAAGTCTGGAGGATCTTTTCACAGCCGCAGGGATTTTATATAAGGTGCTGGGAATAGAATTTAGCATTAAAGCAGTTGAAAATAGCAAAGAGGATAAAATAACCATGGTTGTCAGTCACTGCAACCTGGCAGAATATTACACCCCAGACACCTGTCGCATTCTGAGTGCGGCTGATGAGGGTGTGGTGCAGGGCTTAAACCCACGTATACAAATCAAATTTACCGAAAGAATAACTGAAGGATGTTCTGAGTGTTTAGCACCCATTAAAGTAGATGTAGTATAAATTTTGTGGATGCGGGTGGAATAATAGATGTTAATAAAATACCAGATGTTTAATTTAACAGATTCTTGTGGAATTAATTTAGGGGGAAGATTATGAGAGCCATTATAGTAGGTAGTGGTGCTGGAGGGGCAACTGCAGCCCGTGAATTGCAATCAAGAGGTTTTGAAGTGTTGATACTGGAGGCAGGCCCTCCTTTTAAGCCTTTCACACGACACATATCCTGGGCTGAACCCCTGCGCCGTTTTGGACTCCTGGGAGGAGAAGGTACCTTTAAACATTTATTCCCACCCCTGGACATACAGCGCTCATCCCCGGAACTCATCCTGGTTAGGGGCCTTGCAACAGGCGGTTCAACTGTTCTAGCCTGTGGAAACTTGGTAAGAGCAGATCGAGGATTGAAAGAGATTGGTCTGGATTTAACTCCAGAATACGATGAGCTGGAGGGTGAATTAAAACCCACCACCATTCCCCAAAAGAACTGGAGGCCAGTAACTAAGGAAATGTTCCGCTCTGCAAAAGATCTGGGTTTAAACCCCCAACCCACACATAAAGTGATTGACTCCTCCAAATGTAACAACTGTGGCCTCTGTGAATTAGGATGTGTTCGTGGAGCGCGCTGGGATTCCAGAAAATTCCTCACCGAAGCAGTAAACAAAGGTGCAACTCTCCAGAGCAGATCTCCAGTAGAAAAGGTTATCACCGAAAATGGGAGAGTAACTGGAGTTATAACCCGCGACAGTAATAAATACAATGCTGATGTAGTGGTTCTTGCCGCAGGAGGTGTTGGAAGCGCCCAGATACTCAAGAACTCCGGTTTAAAAGCCGAAGACCACCTCTGGGTGGACATCGTTTTAACCCTGGGAGGGGTTCTCCCTGATGCCCGTCAGCTGGAAGAGCCACCCATGGCCTGGTACACCCAGCATGAGGATTACATCTTATCCCCTTATCCAGATATCCTCTCCCACTACTTCCACAAACCCTGGAGAAAAGTCCCTATTCAGGATAGGGTTGGGTTGATGGTTAAACTGGCAGATACTGAAGAAGGTGCAGTTTATTCCAATGGGAAAGTTAACAAATCCTTAACTAGCCACGATGAAGAGAGGTTGGATCTGGCCATCAGGCAGGCACAGGAAGTGATGGAAGGTGCAGGAGTTTCTGGCCCATTCATCAGAGGTGTTCCCAACGGGGGTCACCTTGGTGGAACAGTACCACTTAAGAAAGATGATGTGCAAAATATGAGACCATCATGGCTCCCCGAAGGTTTGTGGGTGGCTGATCTTTCACTGTCTCCCCGTTCTCAGGGACTTCCCACCATATTGCTCACTGCTGCGCTGGCTTTGAGGGTGGCACGGAAAATAGCATTGGAAAATAAGTTGTGAAGAAGATATATTGATTATAAAACTGTTTAGACCCATGTAAGCGGATTAACTATAGACTAACAAATAAATAGAAAAAAATATGGATCAAATGAAGTAATTATGACTTAAAAAAGAAAAAAAGAATTTTTTTTAAGAAGAATTTTTAGGGATTGATGCGAATTCAGGGGGAAACTCCACCAGCACCACCCATATTCTCACCCGTAAGGGCGTTTATGGTTATTTCTCCCACATTAGTTCCGTTGATTATCACTGGAACAATGTAAACCATTTCACCATCTACTTCATCCCATTTTGGTATTCCTGCCGTGGCTCCAGGTTCTTTTATGAATTGCTCTGCTATCTCCTGGGCTTCTGCTGGAGATATGATATTTTTAATATTTTTAGTTTTATTGGATGAATTATTTGATGAATTAATAGTGTTATTCGTATCCATGGCAGCTAACTCTTCTTTTTTTAATTGGTTGGAATTATCATTTGGAATTCCAGAAGCAACAAGTGCCAATGCCACCACAGTTACCACAGTTAACATTACACCCACCAACACCATTACCCGGCTTAATTTTTCATTCATGATCTAGCCTCCCTTAATGGTGCCGTTCCATTAGCAGTTAGATTGTCTGATGCAACATACCTGCTGATGTGGGAAAATAGTGCTGAACTCCTAAAAGTTAACACTAAGAATATGATTTTCTCAATGATTATACCGCCTCCGTGTCCCCTAAAATCCTAATTTCTGATATTGGACGTTATTTGGACAACAATTGATCGACCCCCATACTATATAAATATTTTGATGGAATTTTCCCAAAAAAATCTATTCTAATGCTCTTTTTTCAATTTAAAGAATTTATTAAGGGTTTTGAAAAGTCATGTTTGAATAAGCATTATTGGTTTCTTTTTTAAACTAATCAGACATTATTATGACTTATTTATAAAAAATATAACTATTTAGGGCGATGATGCTATTGATCCCTTGCTTCAAATCAGCATGTGCAAGGACTTTGCTATGGAATACATTAAATAACATCTTATTCCCCTAAAAAGCAGTATTATGAACAATTTTATCTTATATTAACAGTAAAGAACCTATTATGGTTCAAATAAAT includes these proteins:
- a CDS encoding choline dehydrogenase-like flavoprotein (PFAM: GMC oxidoreductase), which produces MRAIIVGSGAGGATAARELQSRGFEVLILEAGPPFKPFTRHISWAEPLRRFGLLGGEGTFKHLFPPLDIQRSSPELILVRGLATGGSTVLACGNLVRADRGLKEIGLDLTPEYDELEGELKPTTIPQKNWRPVTKEMFRSAKDLGLNPQPTHKVIDSSKCNNCGLCELGCVRGARWDSRKFLTEAVNKGATLQSRSPVEKVITENGRVTGVITRDSNKYNADVVVLAAGGVGSAQILKNSGLKAEDHLWVDIVLTLGGVLPDARQLEEPPMAWYTQHEDYILSPYPDILSHYFHKPWRKVPIQDRVGLMVKLADTEEGAVYSNGKVNKSLTSHDEERLDLAIRQAQEVMEGAGVSGPFIRGVPNGGHLGGTVPLKKDDVQNMRPSWLPEGLWVADLSLSPRSQGLPTILLTAALALRVARKIALENKL